One window from the genome of Rufibacter tibetensis encodes:
- a CDS encoding AGE family epimerase/isomerase: MPLRYSLHFLRCTLVLLSMALLSFSASARQSRAKIAAEIEQSMRSKLLNVWYPRSIDKQYGGFLSSFTYDWQPTGSQDKMIVTQARHTWSNAIASQLYPKEAHYKTGARHGFTFLRDVLWDKQHGGFHTLVNRQGQVIRRGFAEKEAYGNAFALYALSAYYKATGDKEALALAQETFRWLEKHSHDPVHKGYFQHLKLDGTPIVRFDTISSTSDLGYKDQNTSIHLLEAFTELYQIWPDPLVRERLQEMLFLIRDKITTRQGYMVLFFQPDWTPVSFRDTDRETILRHRYLDHVSFGHDVETAYLLLEASHVLGLKNDTTTLRVAKRMVDHSLRNGWDAEKGGFYEEGYYFKGDANLTITKDAKNWWSQAEGLNTLLLMADLFPKDEMQYYQKFETLWRYISTYLIDQEHGGWYAGGLDKEPNQKTALKGHIWKGNYHQLRAMANCVARLKHENHKTPHKQ, from the coding sequence ATGCCGCTACGTTACTCTCTCCATTTCTTGCGCTGTACCCTTGTGTTGCTCTCCATGGCGCTACTGTCGTTTTCGGCTTCGGCTAGGCAGAGTCGGGCAAAAATAGCGGCCGAGATTGAGCAGTCCATGCGCAGCAAATTGCTAAACGTGTGGTACCCTAGAAGCATAGATAAGCAATATGGAGGGTTCCTGAGTTCGTTCACGTATGACTGGCAGCCCACCGGCTCGCAGGACAAAATGATTGTGACCCAGGCGCGTCACACCTGGTCCAACGCCATTGCTTCCCAACTTTATCCTAAAGAAGCACATTACAAAACCGGCGCCCGGCATGGGTTCACATTCCTCAGAGATGTGCTCTGGGACAAACAACACGGTGGCTTTCACACACTGGTTAACCGGCAAGGCCAGGTGATTCGCCGCGGTTTTGCCGAGAAAGAAGCCTATGGGAATGCCTTCGCCCTGTATGCCTTGTCGGCCTACTATAAAGCTACCGGTGACAAAGAGGCATTGGCACTGGCGCAGGAAACGTTTCGGTGGTTAGAGAAGCACAGCCATGACCCGGTCCACAAAGGGTATTTCCAGCACCTGAAACTGGACGGAACGCCCATTGTACGGTTTGACACCATCTCCTCCACATCAGATTTGGGCTACAAAGACCAGAATACGTCTATCCATTTACTGGAGGCTTTCACCGAACTCTACCAGATCTGGCCCGACCCACTGGTGCGTGAACGGCTCCAAGAAATGCTTTTCCTCATCCGGGACAAAATCACTACACGGCAAGGGTACATGGTGCTGTTTTTCCAACCCGACTGGACGCCTGTCTCCTTCCGGGACACAGACCGGGAAACCATTCTGCGGCACCGCTACCTGGACCATGTTTCCTTCGGTCACGATGTGGAGACCGCTTACCTTCTGCTGGAGGCGTCACATGTGTTGGGCTTGAAGAATGATACCACCACGTTGCGGGTAGCCAAACGGATGGTTGACCATTCCCTGCGCAATGGCTGGGATGCAGAGAAAGGCGGCTTTTACGAGGAAGGCTATTACTTCAAAGGAGACGCGAACCTCACCATCACCAAGGATGCTAAAAACTGGTGGTCCCAAGCCGAGGGGCTCAACACACTCCTCCTCATGGCCGATCTTTTCCCGAAAGACGAGATGCAGTATTACCAGAAATTCGAAACCCTCTGGCGTTATATTTCCACCTACCTGATTGACCAGGAACATGGCGGTTGGTACGCGGGCGGACTGGACAAAGAACCCAATCAGAAGACGGCCCTGAAAGGGCATATCTGGAAAGGCAACTACCACCAGCTCCGCGCCATGGCCAATTGCGTAGCGCGTTTAAAGCACGAAAACCATAAAACACCTCACAAACAATAA
- a CDS encoding glycosyl hydrolase, producing MRKTLLFSFLILSLQCLGQGFAPVNPNATPEAKKLLAYLYEINGKHLLSGQHNYNETPDKFSAMVVDRTGKQPAIWGTDFIWRGAQDSGQEIVKEAIQKHQQGHIVTLMWHAGRPIDTAPFRWKESIQGELTDQQWKELTTPGTALHKIWLAQVDQTAEHLKQLQAANVPVLWRPYHEMNGVWFWWGDKKGKDGYQKLWTMLYDRYTNHHKLNNLLWVWNANTPRDIPKDEAFAYHLYYPGAKYVDILATDVYNFDYEQKDYNELLALAKGKLITLGEVGELPKAEILQVQPKWSWFMVWANWIETHNTPERVKEVYNLPQTLTLDELAATKK from the coding sequence ATGAGAAAAACCTTACTCTTTTCTTTCCTGATTCTCAGCCTGCAATGCTTGGGCCAGGGCTTTGCGCCGGTGAACCCGAATGCTACGCCCGAGGCTAAAAAGCTGCTTGCCTATTTGTACGAAATCAACGGCAAGCACCTCTTGTCTGGGCAGCATAACTACAATGAGACTCCTGATAAATTCTCAGCAATGGTGGTAGACCGTACCGGTAAACAACCCGCTATCTGGGGAACCGATTTCATTTGGCGGGGAGCCCAAGACTCGGGTCAGGAAATTGTAAAAGAAGCCATTCAAAAACACCAGCAAGGCCATATTGTAACGCTCATGTGGCACGCTGGTCGTCCCATTGACACGGCACCTTTCCGCTGGAAAGAAAGTATTCAGGGGGAACTTACTGACCAGCAATGGAAAGAACTGACCACTCCCGGCACCGCGCTGCACAAAATTTGGCTAGCGCAGGTAGACCAAACCGCCGAGCACCTGAAGCAGCTGCAGGCCGCCAACGTACCCGTGCTCTGGCGACCTTACCATGAAATGAACGGCGTTTGGTTTTGGTGGGGCGATAAGAAGGGGAAAGACGGCTACCAGAAACTCTGGACCATGCTCTACGACCGCTACACCAATCACCACAAGCTCAACAACCTGCTCTGGGTCTGGAACGCCAACACCCCGCGTGACATCCCCAAAGACGAAGCCTTCGCCTACCACCTCTACTACCCCGGCGCTAAGTATGTGGATATTCTGGCCACCGATGTCTACAACTTCGATTATGAGCAAAAAGACTACAACGAGCTGCTGGCCCTGGCCAAAGGCAAACTGATCACCCTGGGCGAAGTAGGCGAACTTCCCAAAGCCGAGATCCTGCAGGTACAGCCCAAGTGGTCCTGGTTTATGGTATGGGCCAACTGGATTGAAACCCACAACACCCCGGAGCGGGTGAAAGAAGTCTATAACTTGCCCCAGACCTTGACCTTGGATGAACTAGCAGCTACTAAAAAGTAA
- a CDS encoding SDR family oxidoreductase: MKILLTGTTGYIGQSLLPALLKDGHEVVCCVRDKNRFDPSKYTTGKLQVIEVDFLEQDSLAAIPDDIDAAYYLIHSMSAEGEDFEKLEKTTALHFRDRIQKTAAKQVIYLGGITNDQKLSKHLHSRKVVEEVLASGTYHLTTLRAGIILGSGSASFEIMRDLVEKLPVMITPKWLNTKSQPIAIRNVIEYLAGVLGKEELYDQSFDIGGPDVLTYKEMLLGFAKVRGLKRTILIVPVMTPKLSSYWLYFVTSTSYTLATNLVQSMRVEVVCKDNRLKEILGVTLLPYDTAIKLAFDRIQNEGVIASWKDALSSNVLNEGISKLLTVPTFGCFTDKRQAEVTQVEKSVHKIWSIGGENGWYYANWLWKLRGFIDKLFGGVGLRRGRKNSTMIHAGESLDFWRVLYADKEEKRLLLYAEMKLPGEAWLEFKIIGQTLYQTATFRPLGLWGRLYWYSVLPFHAFIFSNMLKRISS; the protein is encoded by the coding sequence ATGAAAATCTTACTTACCGGTACTACGGGGTACATTGGGCAAAGCCTGCTTCCGGCGCTGCTGAAAGACGGCCATGAAGTGGTATGCTGCGTGCGGGACAAAAACCGGTTTGACCCAAGTAAATACACGACAGGCAAACTGCAGGTTATTGAGGTAGATTTCCTGGAACAGGATTCTCTGGCGGCCATTCCAGATGACATTGACGCCGCGTATTACCTTATCCATTCCATGTCGGCGGAGGGGGAAGATTTTGAGAAGCTGGAAAAGACCACGGCGCTCCATTTCAGGGATAGAATTCAGAAAACGGCCGCTAAACAGGTCATCTACCTGGGGGGCATCACCAATGACCAGAAGCTGTCCAAGCACCTGCACTCCAGAAAAGTAGTAGAGGAAGTTCTTGCTTCGGGCACTTACCACCTCACTACCTTGCGGGCCGGCATCATTCTGGGTTCGGGCAGCGCGTCTTTTGAAATCATGCGTGATCTGGTAGAGAAACTGCCCGTTATGATTACCCCCAAGTGGCTCAACACCAAATCGCAGCCCATCGCCATCCGGAACGTGATTGAGTACCTAGCCGGGGTGCTAGGCAAAGAGGAATTGTATGACCAAAGCTTTGATATTGGCGGGCCCGATGTGCTCACCTACAAGGAAATGCTGTTGGGGTTTGCCAAAGTGCGGGGCTTGAAACGGACCATTCTCATTGTGCCGGTCATGACACCCAAGCTTTCCTCCTATTGGCTTTATTTCGTCACTTCCACCTCATACACCCTGGCTACCAACCTGGTGCAGAGCATGCGCGTGGAAGTGGTGTGCAAAGACAACCGGCTTAAAGAAATTCTGGGTGTCACGTTGCTGCCGTATGACACCGCCATTAAACTAGCCTTTGACCGCATCCAGAACGAGGGCGTAATTGCCAGTTGGAAAGATGCGTTGTCCAGCAACGTCCTGAACGAAGGCATCTCTAAACTGCTCACTGTGCCCACCTTCGGGTGTTTCACAGACAAACGACAGGCCGAGGTAACCCAGGTAGAAAAATCGGTGCACAAGATCTGGTCTATTGGCGGCGAGAACGGGTGGTATTACGCCAACTGGCTTTGGAAACTGCGCGGGTTTATTGATAAGCTGTTTGGTGGTGTAGGCCTTCGGCGCGGCCGGAAAAATAGCACCATGATCCATGCCGGCGAATCGCTGGATTTTTGGCGCGTCCTCTACGCCGACAAAGAAGAAAAACGCCTGCTCCTCTACGCTGAAATGAAGTTACCCGGCGAGGCCTGGCTGGAGTTCAAGATCATTGGGCAGACGCTTTACCAGACCGCCACCTTCCGTCCGCTTGGGTTGTGGGGCCGCCTGTACTGGTACTCAGTGCTGCCATTTCATGCCTTTATTTTCAGTAACATGCTCAAACGGATTTCCTCCTGA
- a CDS encoding serine hydrolase domain-containing protein — MNKILYALLFIFLIASSFQQPPTGKKDKKAPAIINSSAKARVDATLKSFVDSGKIAGVSALIFEKNKEVYHNAFGYADREAKAKMDRNTIVRIYSMTKPVTGVALMKLYEKGAFQLDDPLSKFIPEFADMKVYKGLDASGNLILEPLKRPITVRDITRHTAGFATTTDLPGIRDVLQKADLSNPNNTLEQMVKKLASLPLLFQPGEQWSYGPSVDVQAYLVERLSGKPFAQYLQENIFTPLGMTNTRYVVAPGDRKRFAATYRKSVEGQLARIPDADNLFNTKEFALTPGGWGLTSTLDDYMKFARMLVNEGTLGKAKILKPETIKLMATNHLSDSVTQRMWLPSKGQVGFGIDFAVRLHPPATKEENNGVVGEFFWDGAASTLFWVDPVNDLTAVLFVQVFPFDGKLHKSFRDAVYGPFMPN, encoded by the coding sequence ATGAATAAAATCCTTTACGCTTTATTATTCATTTTCCTGATTGCCTCCTCCTTCCAGCAACCGCCTACAGGTAAGAAAGACAAGAAGGCCCCGGCTATCATTAATTCCTCGGCAAAAGCGCGTGTAGATGCCACCTTGAAGAGCTTTGTGGATTCAGGCAAAATTGCGGGTGTATCGGCGTTGATCTTTGAGAAGAACAAAGAGGTCTACCACAATGCTTTTGGGTATGCCGACCGCGAAGCCAAGGCGAAGATGGACCGGAACACCATTGTGCGCATCTACTCCATGACCAAACCGGTGACCGGAGTAGCGCTCATGAAACTCTATGAAAAGGGCGCGTTCCAGTTGGATGACCCGCTTTCAAAATTCATTCCTGAATTTGCCGACATGAAAGTCTACAAGGGATTGGATGCTTCGGGTAACCTGATTTTGGAGCCGCTCAAACGTCCCATCACCGTCCGGGATATTACGCGCCATACGGCAGGGTTCGCGACCACTACCGACCTTCCGGGTATACGTGACGTGTTGCAGAAGGCAGATCTTTCCAACCCGAACAACACGCTGGAGCAGATGGTGAAAAAACTCGCCAGCCTGCCGCTTCTGTTTCAGCCCGGCGAGCAGTGGTCGTACGGACCATCGGTAGACGTGCAGGCCTATCTGGTGGAGCGCCTCTCCGGCAAACCGTTTGCCCAATACCTGCAGGAAAACATCTTTACCCCACTCGGCATGACCAACACCCGGTACGTGGTGGCGCCCGGCGATAGAAAAAGGTTTGCCGCTACCTACCGCAAAAGCGTAGAGGGCCAGCTAGCCCGCATCCCCGATGCCGACAATCTTTTCAACACCAAAGAATTTGCCTTGACTCCGGGCGGCTGGGGCCTCACTTCTACCTTGGATGATTACATGAAGTTCGCCCGCATGCTGGTGAACGAGGGTACCCTGGGCAAAGCCAAAATCCTGAAACCCGAAACTATCAAACTGATGGCCACGAACCATTTGTCTGACAGTGTGACCCAACGTATGTGGCTGCCCAGCAAAGGCCAGGTAGGTTTCGGGATTGATTTCGCAGTACGTTTGCATCCACCCGCTACAAAAGAGGAAAACAACGGCGTGGTGGGTGAATTCTTCTGGGATGGCGCGGCCAGCACCTTGTTCTGGGTGGACCCGGTCAATGACCTTACCGCCGTCTTGTTTGTGCAGGTGTTCCCATTTGACGGCAAACTGCACAAGAGTTTCCGGGATGCCGTTTATGGTCCGTTTATGCCAAACTAA
- a CDS encoding GH35 family beta-galactosidase has translation MAKLFKGMNIQRMLSLLLLAFIIQTQPVLAQGNIPHLQKIGDKQQLVVNGKPFLMLAGELGNSTASTMESMVPVWPRLKELNLNTVLVPVYWELLEPEEGKFEYQLVEDLIKEARKHDLKLVLLWFGAWKNSMSSHAPAWVKVNQKRFPRAKSQSGESQEILTPFSENNLKADLNAYQQLLRQTKKVNAAHQTVILMQPENEIGMLPSARDYHPAANQKFKEEVPQELMSYLVKNKKNLNPEFSAVWQKTGYKAKGTWEEVFGKGLPTDEIFMAYYFARYTDQVTAAGKKEYALPAFVNAALNRPNAKPGEYPSAGPLPHILDVWKAGSPHIDFYSPDFYNPQFKQWSDLYVRQGNPLFVPEHKFDNTIAAKALFAIGHYEALGFSPFSIEQVPGTPLNAMEQKLSKVYDVLHQIKPLLDKNRGQHRIEGVLLDKEVKEATIVLGDYEFTAGHTFNLGWEPNAKAEEWEPAGAILIQTGDNEFYYAGFGVSLKMKNLKNPKARVGILKTDRGAFKDGKWTVYQHLNGDQTHQGRHIRSFVDDVSIQRFTLYEYE, from the coding sequence ATGGCTAAGCTCTTTAAGGGAATGAACATACAAAGGATGCTTTCCTTACTTCTACTTGCCTTCATTATACAAACCCAACCCGTACTTGCCCAAGGGAACATCCCCCATTTACAGAAAATAGGCGATAAACAGCAGTTGGTGGTCAATGGCAAGCCTTTCCTGATGCTGGCAGGTGAGCTGGGTAACTCCACCGCGAGCACCATGGAATCTATGGTACCTGTTTGGCCCAGGTTAAAAGAGTTAAACCTGAACACCGTGTTGGTACCGGTCTACTGGGAACTGCTGGAGCCGGAAGAAGGCAAATTTGAATACCAACTGGTAGAAGACTTGATTAAGGAAGCCCGGAAGCACGATTTAAAACTAGTGCTTCTTTGGTTTGGTGCCTGGAAGAACAGCATGTCCAGCCACGCCCCTGCCTGGGTAAAAGTAAACCAGAAACGGTTCCCGAGGGCCAAAAGCCAGTCTGGGGAAAGTCAGGAGATTCTTACCCCTTTTTCCGAAAACAACCTCAAAGCAGACCTCAATGCGTATCAACAGTTATTGCGGCAGACCAAGAAAGTAAATGCCGCCCACCAGACGGTCATTCTCATGCAGCCTGAAAATGAGATCGGGATGCTGCCCTCGGCCAGAGATTATCATCCGGCGGCCAATCAGAAATTCAAGGAGGAGGTCCCGCAGGAGTTGATGAGCTATCTGGTCAAAAATAAGAAGAACCTCAACCCCGAGTTTTCTGCCGTCTGGCAGAAAACCGGCTATAAAGCCAAAGGCACCTGGGAAGAGGTGTTCGGCAAAGGCCTACCTACCGATGAGATCTTTATGGCCTACTATTTCGCCCGGTACACCGACCAAGTGACGGCTGCCGGAAAGAAGGAATACGCCTTGCCCGCCTTTGTCAACGCCGCCTTGAACCGCCCGAACGCCAAGCCCGGAGAATATCCCAGCGCCGGACCGCTTCCGCATATTTTGGACGTCTGGAAAGCCGGTTCTCCTCACATTGATTTCTATTCCCCTGACTTTTATAACCCGCAATTCAAGCAATGGAGCGACCTGTATGTACGGCAGGGCAACCCTTTGTTCGTGCCAGAGCATAAGTTTGATAACACCATTGCCGCGAAAGCGTTGTTCGCCATCGGGCATTATGAAGCACTGGGCTTCTCGCCATTTTCCATAGAGCAGGTACCGGGTACTCCCTTGAATGCCATGGAGCAAAAATTGTCAAAAGTGTATGACGTCCTGCATCAAATCAAACCGCTCTTGGATAAGAACAGAGGGCAGCACCGCATAGAGGGCGTGCTGCTAGACAAGGAAGTAAAGGAAGCCACTATTGTCTTAGGCGATTATGAATTCACCGCGGGCCACACCTTCAATTTAGGCTGGGAGCCGAACGCCAAAGCAGAGGAATGGGAACCCGCCGGCGCCATCCTCATCCAGACAGGAGACAACGAGTTCTATTATGCCGGCTTTGGGGTATCGCTGAAGATGAAAAACCTGAAGAACCCCAAAGCTCGCGTAGGAATCCTGAAAACCGATCGTGGTGCTTTCAAAGACGGCAAGTGGACCGTCTACCAACACTTAAACGGAGACCAGACCCACCAGGGAAGACACATCCGCTCGTTTGTAGATGATGTGTCTATTCAGCGGTTCACCCTGTATGAGTATGAGTAA
- a CDS encoding NmrA family NAD(P)-binding protein, whose protein sequence is MEKVILVAGGTGNLGERIIHFLLKNGAQVRAIVRASSDARKVERLRKLGVEVMQVNMNSVAEITKACQDVSCVVSALSGLREVIVDTQKVLLDAAVAAEVPRFIPSDFSLDFTKLAVEENRNLGLRKEFHQYLNKAPIIATTIFNGAFADMLTGQMPLVLFKFKRVLYWGNADQRMDFTTMDNTAAFTARAALDDAAPRYLRIAGDQLSAREIREVASQVTGEKYGLLRPGGLGLLGMMIKVARTVAPGGEEIYPAWQGMQYMHNMLDGRGHLHKLDNQRYPDLRWTTVRDVLSAHLATA, encoded by the coding sequence ATGGAGAAAGTGATTTTAGTGGCAGGCGGTACCGGGAATCTGGGCGAAAGAATTATTCATTTCCTTCTTAAAAACGGAGCTCAGGTGCGGGCCATTGTTCGCGCCAGCAGTGACGCCAGAAAAGTAGAAAGACTCCGGAAACTGGGTGTAGAGGTTATGCAGGTGAATATGAACAGCGTGGCCGAAATCACTAAAGCCTGCCAGGATGTTTCTTGTGTGGTATCTGCCCTGTCAGGCTTGCGTGAAGTCATTGTTGACACCCAGAAAGTCTTGCTGGATGCCGCCGTAGCAGCCGAAGTTCCCCGGTTCATTCCCTCAGACTTCTCGCTGGATTTCACCAAGCTTGCTGTTGAGGAAAACCGGAACCTGGGCTTGCGGAAAGAATTTCACCAGTACCTGAACAAGGCACCTATCATTGCCACTACCATCTTCAACGGTGCCTTCGCTGATATGCTGACCGGCCAGATGCCATTGGTGCTCTTTAAATTTAAACGGGTACTGTACTGGGGCAACGCCGACCAGCGCATGGACTTTACCACCATGGACAACACCGCGGCATTCACCGCACGGGCTGCGTTGGATGACGCCGCCCCGCGCTACCTCAGAATTGCCGGAGACCAATTAAGCGCCCGCGAGATCAGGGAAGTGGCAAGCCAGGTTACGGGAGAAAAGTATGGCCTGCTCCGTCCCGGCGGGTTGGGGTTATTGGGTATGATGATCAAAGTGGCCCGTACCGTAGCTCCTGGAGGAGAGGAAATCTACCCCGCCTGGCAAGGCATGCAGTACATGCACAACATGCTGGATGGTCGCGGCCATCTGCACAAACTAGACAACCAGCGCTACCCAGATCTGCGGTGGACCACTGTACGGGACGTGCTTTCAGCACACCTGGCAACTGCCTGA
- a CDS encoding glycoside hydrolase family 9 protein: MIKKLLKRASCLTAMAVLALQAPDDALAQANNTGSLRLNELEYLEMPGLNVMLAHDFYPESHQGGVGIIQNGLRIGTNGDLRLEPTPGQWQPVPKVGPRMVDKATQTISVRMQYPDPDKNRKGFNPIIYPDLNFAYEVKVRPEGKNFRIIVDLDQPLPDAWIGKVGFNFELFPGILFGKSYYMDQQFGIFPRQLNGPGFYDASKEYQTTPLATGQQLTIVPEDPRQTLTIQNVTGEGLQLIDGRAQHNNGWFVVRSLVKKGASKGAVEWLVSPNAIVGWKYDPVVQISQVGYHPKQQKVAVIELDKTETQRHPVALYRIKETGGLEKVLETQPKEWGKFLRYHYLQFDFTKVEQPGMYKVQYGTYETSPFQISDQVYKRHVWQSVIETFLPVQMCHMRVNDRYKVWHDACHLDDARMAPLNHNHFDGYLSGPSTLTKFQPGEHVPNLAVGGWHDAGDYDMRVESLADEIRILSLAFEEFKVKYDNTSIDQKLKIAELHRPDGKNDILQQVEHGALSIVAGYRNLGRLYRGIIEPSLRQYTLLGEASTQTDEVVFDQAKAPNPLPEIGQKGAPDDRWVFTEENPGRELQVASCLAVASRALKGYNDSLSTHCLQIAQELWDRTKEKDKMQRVNAAAELFLSTKDKKYANWLVDNTQDITKNIGRTGWVIGRTLPLIKDKKYIAAVLAAVASHKKTVEEQEKKTPYGMPYEPDIWGAGWGIQNFGVQQYFLHASYPTIFPKTYMLHAMNFVLGVHPGSNVSSFASGVGAKSLTTAYGTNRDEWSYIPGGVGSGTALIRPDFPELLHWPYLWQQTEYVIGGGSSDYMFLILAADHLLSK; this comes from the coding sequence ATGATCAAAAAACTTCTCAAAAGAGCCTCCTGCCTGACAGCTATGGCGGTGCTGGCCCTGCAAGCGCCCGATGATGCATTGGCCCAAGCAAACAACACAGGTAGCTTAAGACTAAACGAACTGGAATACCTGGAGATGCCGGGCCTGAACGTGATGCTGGCCCACGACTTCTACCCCGAGAGCCACCAAGGTGGCGTAGGCATCATCCAGAACGGCCTACGCATTGGCACTAACGGAGATCTTCGCCTGGAGCCCACGCCCGGTCAATGGCAACCGGTACCCAAAGTAGGTCCGCGCATGGTGGACAAAGCCACCCAGACCATCAGCGTGCGGATGCAATACCCAGACCCGGACAAAAACCGCAAAGGCTTTAACCCCATCATCTACCCCGACCTGAATTTCGCCTACGAGGTGAAGGTGCGGCCCGAGGGCAAGAACTTCCGGATCATTGTGGATTTAGACCAGCCCCTGCCTGATGCCTGGATTGGCAAGGTAGGGTTCAACTTCGAGCTGTTTCCGGGCATCTTGTTCGGGAAGAGCTATTACATGGACCAACAGTTCGGCATTTTTCCGCGGCAGTTGAACGGTCCTGGTTTTTACGATGCCTCTAAAGAATACCAGACCACCCCGCTGGCGACCGGTCAGCAGCTGACCATCGTGCCCGAAGATCCTCGGCAGACGCTCACTATTCAGAACGTCACTGGTGAAGGGCTGCAGTTGATTGACGGCCGGGCGCAGCACAACAACGGTTGGTTTGTGGTAAGATCGTTGGTAAAGAAAGGTGCTTCAAAAGGGGCTGTTGAATGGCTTGTGTCGCCTAATGCCATCGTTGGATGGAAATATGATCCGGTGGTACAGATCTCGCAGGTGGGCTACCATCCTAAGCAGCAGAAAGTAGCCGTTATTGAACTAGACAAAACCGAAACGCAGCGCCATCCGGTGGCTTTGTACCGCATCAAGGAAACCGGTGGGTTGGAGAAAGTGCTGGAAACGCAGCCAAAAGAATGGGGCAAGTTCCTACGCTACCATTACCTGCAGTTTGACTTCACCAAGGTGGAGCAGCCGGGTATGTACAAAGTGCAGTACGGCACCTATGAAACCAGTCCGTTCCAGATCAGCGACCAGGTGTACAAACGGCACGTGTGGCAGTCGGTGATTGAGACGTTTTTGCCGGTGCAGATGTGCCACATGCGCGTGAACGACCGCTACAAAGTCTGGCACGACGCCTGCCACCTAGATGATGCCCGCATGGCGCCCCTCAACCACAACCATTTTGACGGCTATCTCTCCGGCCCCAGCACGTTAACCAAATTCCAACCGGGTGAGCACGTGCCTAACCTGGCCGTAGGTGGCTGGCACGATGCCGGCGACTATGACATGCGCGTGGAATCCTTGGCGGATGAGATCCGGATTTTATCGCTTGCTTTTGAGGAATTCAAAGTAAAATACGACAACACCAGCATCGACCAGAAACTGAAAATAGCTGAGCTGCACCGTCCTGACGGGAAGAACGATATCTTACAGCAAGTAGAACATGGTGCGCTTTCCATAGTGGCCGGTTACCGCAACTTGGGCAGACTGTACCGCGGCATCATTGAGCCGTCGTTGCGCCAATACACCTTGCTGGGCGAAGCCTCTACCCAAACCGATGAAGTAGTATTTGACCAAGCCAAAGCACCTAACCCGCTCCCGGAGATTGGGCAGAAAGGCGCCCCGGATGACCGTTGGGTGTTCACCGAGGAAAACCCTGGCCGCGAACTGCAGGTCGCTTCCTGCCTGGCCGTTGCGTCACGGGCTTTGAAAGGCTACAATGATTCTCTATCTACCCACTGCCTGCAGATTGCCCAAGAACTGTGGGACCGCACCAAAGAGAAAGACAAGATGCAGCGCGTGAATGCCGCCGCCGAGTTGTTCCTTTCTACCAAGGACAAGAAGTACGCCAACTGGCTCGTAGACAACACGCAAGACATCACCAAAAACATCGGCCGCACGGGTTGGGTGATTGGCCGCACTTTGCCGCTCATCAAAGACAAAAAATACATAGCAGCGGTACTAGCGGCGGTGGCCAGCCACAAGAAAACCGTAGAAGAACAGGAAAAGAAGACACCGTACGGCATGCCGTATGAGCCAGACATCTGGGGCGCCGGTTGGGGCATCCAGAACTTCGGGGTACAGCAGTATTTCTTGCATGCCTCCTACCCCACCATCTTCCCGAAAACCTACATGCTGCACGCCATGAACTTCGTACTAGGCGTGCACCCGGGTTCCAATGTTTCTTCCTTCGCTTCAGGCGTGGGTGCCAAATCCCTGACTACCGCCTACGGCACCAACCGTGATGAGTGGTCGTACATTCCGGGCGGTGTAGGTTCCGGCACGGCCTTAATCCGCCCAGACTTCCCGGAGTTGCTGCACTGGCCGTACCTCTGGCAACAAACCGAATACGTGATCGGCGGCGGTTCCTCCGATTACATGTTCCTGATTCTGGCCGCAGACCATTTGCTGAGCAAGTAA
- a CDS encoding DUF4256 domain-containing protein has protein sequence MLSLLKARFEKNVNRHRGLAWADVQAKLEANPEKLWSLQEMDKTGGEPDVVGYDDKTGEYLFYDCSAESPKGRRSVCYDKEALEARKENKPKNSATALAADMGISLLTEEEYRNLQEFGKYDTKTSSWVHTPAAIRKLGGAIFCDRRYGHVFLYHNGADSYYAARGFRGSLRV, from the coding sequence ATGCTCAGCCTGTTAAAAGCCCGTTTTGAGAAAAACGTGAACCGCCATAGAGGTCTTGCATGGGCTGATGTGCAAGCAAAGTTGGAAGCGAACCCTGAAAAACTGTGGTCGCTCCAGGAGATGGATAAAACCGGCGGCGAGCCAGACGTGGTGGGGTATGATGACAAAACCGGCGAGTACCTCTTTTACGACTGCTCAGCAGAAAGCCCCAAAGGCCGCAGAAGTGTTTGCTACGACAAAGAGGCTCTAGAGGCAAGGAAAGAAAACAAACCTAAGAATAGCGCCACGGCTCTGGCGGCAGACATGGGCATTTCGCTTCTAACGGAAGAAGAATACCGGAATCTGCAGGAATTTGGGAAGTATGACACCAAAACATCTAGTTGGGTGCATACCCCGGCTGCCATCAGAAAACTTGGGGGAGCTATCTTCTGTGATCGTCGGTACGGCCATGTTTTCTTGTACCACAACGGAGCGGATTCTTACTATGCAGCAAGAGGGTTCCGGGGCTCACTTAGGGTCTAA